The following proteins are encoded in a genomic region of Thermococcus zilligii AN1:
- a CDS encoding pyruvate/oxaloacetate carboxyltransferase codes for MARVQIIDTTFRDAHQSLIATRLQTEDMLAIAEKMDRIGFYSMEVWGGATFDVCIRYLNEDPWERLKLLRESIKRTRLQMLLRGQNLVGYRHYPDDVVEKFVELAHRNGIDIFRVFDALNDVGNMEVAIRKAREVGAEVQGAIAYTTGKVFTLEYYLKKVEELLALDVDVITIKDMAGLLTPWAAYELVREIKERYGVPVNVHTHSTTGMAVATYLKAVEAGADFIDTSISPLAFGTAQPGIQTVWHVLPEKAKSPLDHGLINEVSSYLKKLLEEKYSGLLHREALMVNPYVLEYQVPGGMYSNLISQLREMKALDRLQEVLEEIPRVREDLGWPPLVTPTSQIVGTQAVLNVLFGRYERITEEVKKYIRGLYGRPPAEVNPELKKRVLGEEKAISVASEPPEPTLEKCREELEKSGYLEKEEDVLTYCLFPQIAREFFERRKRGIKTPSIPSSAQKLKLYVNGVEFEVGIEGVDLGALKYLPQIAGVAQAPKTAPSPATAPVSAPGVPVAAPVTAPAPDPVVEGVVTAPMPGRILRILVKEGERVKTGQGLLILEAMKMENEITAPKDGTVKKILVKEGTTVNTGNPLLEIE; via the coding sequence ATGGCGAGGGTACAGATCATAGACACCACCTTCAGGGACGCTCACCAGTCGCTCATAGCGACGCGCCTGCAGACGGAGGACATGTTAGCCATAGCCGAGAAGATGGACAGAATCGGGTTCTACTCTATGGAGGTCTGGGGTGGGGCCACTTTCGATGTCTGCATCCGCTACCTCAACGAGGATCCCTGGGAGAGGCTTAAGCTGCTAAGGGAGAGCATAAAGAGGACCAGGCTCCAGATGCTCCTCCGCGGCCAGAACTTAGTTGGCTACAGGCACTACCCGGATGATGTAGTCGAAAAATTCGTGGAGCTGGCCCACAGGAACGGAATAGACATATTCAGGGTCTTTGATGCACTCAACGACGTCGGGAACATGGAAGTGGCGATAAGGAAGGCCAGGGAAGTGGGAGCTGAAGTCCAGGGGGCGATAGCCTACACGACGGGCAAGGTCTTCACGCTCGAGTACTACCTGAAGAAGGTCGAAGAGTTGCTCGCCCTTGACGTTGATGTAATAACCATAAAGGACATGGCGGGCCTTTTGACGCCCTGGGCGGCCTACGAGCTCGTCAGAGAGATAAAGGAGCGCTACGGCGTTCCGGTCAACGTCCATACCCACTCCACAACCGGAATGGCCGTGGCGACCTACCTCAAGGCCGTGGAAGCGGGGGCGGATTTCATAGACACCTCCATAAGCCCCCTCGCCTTCGGAACCGCCCAGCCGGGCATACAGACGGTATGGCACGTCCTCCCGGAGAAGGCCAAAAGCCCCTTAGACCACGGGCTCATTAACGAGGTCTCAAGCTATCTCAAAAAGCTCCTTGAGGAGAAGTATTCCGGCCTGCTCCACAGGGAGGCCCTCATGGTCAACCCCTACGTTCTCGAGTACCAGGTTCCCGGCGGAATGTACTCCAACTTAATAAGCCAGCTCAGGGAGATGAAGGCCCTGGACAGGCTCCAGGAAGTGCTTGAGGAGATACCGCGCGTTAGGGAAGACCTCGGCTGGCCGCCGCTGGTCACTCCAACGAGCCAGATCGTGGGCACCCAGGCGGTCCTCAACGTCCTCTTCGGCAGGTACGAGAGGATAACTGAAGAGGTCAAGAAATACATCAGGGGCCTCTACGGCAGGCCCCCTGCGGAGGTAAACCCTGAGCTGAAAAAGCGCGTCCTCGGTGAAGAGAAAGCCATTAGCGTAGCGAGCGAGCCCCCTGAACCAACGCTGGAGAAATGCCGGGAAGAGCTTGAGAAATCCGGTTACCTCGAGAAGGAGGAGGACGTCCTCACCTACTGCCTGTTCCCGCAGATCGCCAGGGAGTTCTTCGAGAGGAGGAAAAGGGGGATAAAGACTCCATCGATACCGTCAAGCGCCCAAAAGCTCAAGCTCTACGTTAACGGGGTCGAGTTCGAGGTAGGAATCGAGGGGGTTGATTTGGGCGCGCTTAAATACCTGCCCCAGATAGCCGGGGTAGCCCAGGCTCCCAAAACGGCACCTTCCCCAGCAACGGCGCCGGTTTCCGCTCCGGGCGTTCCGGTGGCGGCCCCTGTTACAGCGCCTGCCCCAGATCCAGTGGTGGAGGGAGTCGTTACGGCACCGATGCCGGGCAGGATTCTCAGAATACTGGTCAAAGAGGGCGAGCGGGTCAAAACCGGCCAGGGACTGCTCATCTTAGAGGCAATGAAGATGGAGAACGAAATAACGGCACCGAAGGATGGCACCGTTAAGAAAATCCTCGTTAAGGAAGGCACCACAGTAAACACCGGTAATCCTCTCCTCGAGATCGAGTGA
- a CDS encoding HemK2/MTQ2 family protein methyltransferase: MPMEYEGLRLRLHPQVYEPAEDTFLLAENLAVKKGDVALDVGTGTGLIALLMARKASYVLGVDINPIAVELARENARLNGIKNVEFRLSDLFENVEGEFDLITFNAPYLPGEPEEPIDLALVGGETGREVLDRFIEEVPRYLKPGGVVQIVQSSITGVEETLERLKKAGLTAGIVARRHIFFEDIVLINGRKRE, from the coding sequence ATGCCCATGGAATACGAAGGCCTGAGGCTCAGGCTCCACCCCCAGGTGTACGAACCCGCCGAGGATACCTTCCTGCTCGCGGAGAACTTGGCAGTTAAGAAAGGCGACGTCGCCCTGGACGTTGGCACGGGGACAGGTCTGATAGCACTCCTGATGGCGAGGAAAGCCAGCTATGTACTCGGCGTTGACATAAACCCGATTGCCGTGGAACTGGCCAGAGAAAACGCCAGGCTGAACGGGATTAAAAACGTCGAGTTCCGCCTCAGCGACCTCTTCGAGAACGTGGAGGGGGAGTTTGACCTGATAACCTTCAACGCCCCCTATTTGCCCGGTGAGCCCGAGGAGCCCATTGATCTCGCCCTCGTTGGCGGGGAGACCGGGAGGGAAGTCCTCGACAGGTTCATAGAGGAGGTGCCGCGCTACCTCAAACCTGGCGGAGTCGTTCAGATAGTCCAGAGCTCGATAACAGGGGTGGAAGAAACCCTCGAAAGACTGAAAAAAGCCGGGTTAACTGCCGGGATTGTCGCCAGGAGACACATCTTCTTTGAGGACATCGTGCTGATAAACGGGAGAAAAAGGGAGTAG
- a CDS encoding flavin reductase family protein, with protein sequence MGMYRLLYPMRTYLIVSGRDEEVDVMAADWVTVLSSRPFLIGVAISPKRYTHGLVDRYGEFVVSVPGLDMLRDVWIAGTKSGPSKLREMNITLVPSKAVSTPGIKEAIANLECRVVDRRTYGDHTLFVGEVVGYSHREDAFENGRPNLRYGFLAHASWADFLTFEKRFYRPE encoded by the coding sequence ATGGGCATGTACCGCCTCCTGTACCCGATGCGAACCTATCTGATAGTCTCCGGAAGGGATGAAGAAGTGGACGTCATGGCCGCCGACTGGGTCACGGTGCTATCGAGCAGGCCTTTCCTGATCGGGGTCGCCATATCCCCGAAGCGCTACACCCACGGGCTCGTCGATAGATACGGGGAGTTCGTGGTAAGCGTCCCCGGGCTGGACATGCTCAGGGACGTGTGGATAGCCGGAACAAAGAGCGGCCCCTCAAAGCTCAGGGAGATGAACATCACCCTCGTCCCCTCAAAGGCCGTCTCTACGCCGGGCATAAAGGAGGCCATAGCCAACCTCGAGTGCCGCGTGGTGGACAGGAGAACCTATGGAGATCACACGCTCTTCGTTGGCGAGGTGGTTGGCTACAGCCACAGGGAGGACGCCTTTGAGAACGGCAGGCCCAACCTGCGCTACGGGTTCCTCGCCCACGCCTCATGGGCCGACTTCCTGACCTTTGAGAAGCGCTTTTACAGGCCGGAATAG